The Cellulosimicrobium cellulans genome contains the following window.
CGCGACTGGTACGTCATCGACGCGACCGACGTCGTCCTGGGCCGCCTGGCCACCCACGTGGCCACCCTGCTGCGCGGCAAGCACAAGCCGACCTTCGCTCCGCACGTCGACGGCGGTGACTTCGTCATCGTCATCAACGCCGGCAAGGTCGCCCTGAGCGGCAACAAGCGCGAGCAGAAGATGGCCTACAACCACTCCGGGTACCCGGGTGGTCTGCGTGCCGTCGCCTACGGCGACCTGCTCGACAAGCACCCCGAGCGTGCTGTGGAGCGGGCCGTCCGCGGCATGCTCCCCAAGACCACCCTCGGTCGCGCCCAGTTCGGCAAGCTCAAGGTCTACGCGGGTGCCGAGCACCCGCACGCCGCGCAGCAGCCGAAGCCGTTCGAGATCACCCAGGTCGCGCAGTAATCGCCCCCCGGGCGTAGCGCACAGAGAGACGCGAGGACACCACCCGTGGCCGAGACCACCGTCGAGACCGACACCCTGGGCGACGAGACGCCCAGCACCTACACCTCTGAGTCTGCTGCCCCCACGGGCCGCGGCCAGAGCATCACCGCCCCCGGCCAGGCCCTGGGCCGCCGCAAGGAGGCCGTCGCGCGCGTGCGCCTCGTCCCCGGCACCGGGCAGTGGAAGATCAACGGGCGCACGCTCGAGGACTACTTCCCGAACAAGGTTCACCAGCAGCTCGTGAACTCCCCGCTGAAGCTGGTCGACGTCGAGGGTCGCTTCGACGTCGTCGCCCGCATCAGCGGCGGCGGCACCTCCGGCCAGGCCGGTGCGCTCCGCCTCGGCATCGCGCGTGCGCTCAACGCGATCGACGCCGAGCACAACCGCCCCGCGCTGAAGAAGGCCGGCTTCCTCACTCGCGACGCCCGCGTCGTCGAGCGCAAGAAGGCCGGTCTCAAGAAGGCCCGTAAGGCACCGCAGTACTCCAAGCGCTGATCCGCGCTGTGCGCTCGTCGGCCCCGGTGGACCTCGTCCACCGGGGCCGACGTCGTTTGTGAGGGACGGTGACCAAGCCCGCCGAGGGCGGGGCAGGGCAGGCGGTCGTACGGTCGACGTACGGCCGGGTCGAGGAAGGACTTTCCATGGGACGGCTTTTCGGCACCGACGGGGTGCGCGGTCTGGCGAACGGCAACGTGACGGGCGAGCTCGCCCTCGACCTCGGCGTCGCGGCGGCGCGCGTGCTCGCGAGCGGGCAGGAGGAGGGGCACCGCCCGCGCGCGGTCGTGGGTCGCGACACCCGGGTCTCGGGCGAGTTCCTGGGCGCCGCGCTCATCGCGGGGCTCGCGAGCGCGGGCGTCGACGTGAAGGACGTGGGCGTGCTGCCGACGCCGGCCGTCGCGTACCTGACGAGCACCATGGACGTCGACTTCGGCGTCGTGATCTCGGCCTCCCACAACCCGATGCAGGACAACGGGATCAAGTTCCTCGCGCGCGGCGGCGTCAAGCTCGACGACGCGGTCGAGGACCGGATCGAGAGCCTGCTCGGGCAGGAGTGGCAGCGCCCGACGCACGGCGCGGTCGGCCGGATCTCCCCGGACTCGGGGCGCGCCGGCGGCGCGTACGTCGAGCACCTCATGGCGAGCATCGGCGCCGACGAGGACCACAAGCCGCTCGCGGGGCTGCGCATCGCGGTCGACTGCGCGAACGGCGCGGCGAGCGACGTCGGTCCCGCGGCGCTGCGCGCGGCCGGCGCCGACGTCGTCGTCATCAACGCGAGCCCCGACGGCCGCAACATCAACGCCGCGTGCGGGTCGAACCACCCGGAGCAGCTCCAGGCCGTCGTCGTGGCGTCCGAGGCGGACTTCGGCGTCGCGTTCGACGGCGACGCCGACCGGTGCGTCGCGGTCGACCACGGCGGGACCGTCGTCGACGGGGACCAGATCATGGGCGTCCTCGCGCTCGCGCTCAAGGAGGAGGGCGCGCTCCCGCACGACACGCTCGTCGTGACGGTCATGAGCAACCTGGGCCTCCTGCTCGCGATGCGCGACGCCGGCATCTCGACCGTCCAGACGGCGGTCGGCGACCGGTACGTCCTCGAGGAGATGCGGGCGCACGGGTACGGGCTCGGGGGCGAGCAGTCGGGCCACATCGTGCTGTCGCGCTACGCCACCACCGGAGACGGCGTGCTCACGGCCCTGCAGCTCGCCGCGCGCGTGCGGGCCACGGGGCAGAAGCTCGCCGACCTGGCGGGCGTCGTGCAGCGCCTCCCGCAGACCCTCCTCAACGTGCCCGGCGTGGACAAGGCGCGCGCGTCGAGCGACGAGGAGCTGCAGGCCGCGGTCGCGGACGCGGAGCGGACCCTCGGCGAGACGGGTCGCGTGCTGCTGCGGCCGTCGGGCACCGAGCCGCTCGTGCGCGTCATGGTCGAGGCGGCGACGCAGCAGCAGGCCGACGCGGTCGCCGCGCGGCTCGCGGGCGTCGTGCGGGACCGGCTCGCGCTGTGAGCGCCACGGGGCGGACGACGGGCGTGCGGCAGGGGGTCGACGAGGTGCTGCGCGAGCACGTGGTCGCGCTCCTCGACGAGTACGACGACGGCGTCCTGCCGATCGTGCAGGCGGGTCAGCCCGTGCTGCGCACGCCGGCGGTACCGTACGCCGGGCAGCTCGGCGACGTGCTGCCGCGGTTCCTCGACGCGATGCGCGCGACGATGTACGCGGCGCCCGGCGTGGGCCTCGCGGCGCCGCAGGTCGGGATCGGCCTCGCGCTCGCCGTCGTCGAGGACCCCGGCACCCCCGACGCGGACGACGAGCGCGAGCGCCCGCCGCTCGCCTTCCGGGTGCTCGTCAACCCGCGGTACGAGGCCGTCGGCGACGAGACCCGGACGTTCTTCGAGGGGTGTCTCTCGGTGCACGGCTGGCAGGCGGAGCGGACGCGTGCCCGCTCGGTGCGCCTCACCGGGCATGACGAGGCGGGCGTGCCGTTCGACGACGTGCTCACCGGGTGGGCCGCACGGATCGTCCAGCACGAGACCGACCACCTGCGCGGCGAGCTCTACGTCGACGAAGCAGACCTGCGCACCCTGGCGTCCACGCTGGGGGTCGCGCGGCTCCCGGGCGTCCCTCGCCAGGTCGGCTGACCGGGCCGCGCCACCCTGCGCGACACGGCCGGGGCGGGTCGGCGCGCGAGACTACGGGGGTGGACCCGCTCGCCCGACTCCTCGCCGCGCCGCCCGACCTGCCGGTGGGGCACCACCTGCCCGAGGTGGTCGCCGCCGTGCGCGCGGAGGGGGCCGTCGTCGTGCAGGCGCCGCCCGGCACGGGCAAGACGACGCTCGTGCCGCCGGCCCTCTCCGTCGCGCTGGGAGACGCCCCGGAGAGGCGCGTCGTCGTGACACAGCCCCGGCGGCTCGCGGCCCGGGCGGCCGCGCGGCGGCTCGCGGCCCTGCTCGGCGAGGACCTCGGCGGCACCGTCGGCTACACCGTGCGGGGCGAGTCGCGGACCTCACGTCGCACCCGGGTCGAGGTCGTCACGACGGGCACGCTCGTCCGTCGGCTCCAGCGCGACCCCGAGCTGCCGGGCGTCGCCGGTGTCGTGCTCGACGAGGTGCACGAGCGCCATCTGGAGGACGACCTCGCGCTCGCGCTCCTGGCGGACGTGCGCGAGAACCTGCGCGACGACCTCGCGCTCGTCGCGATGTCCGCGACGGTCGAGGCCGGGCGGACGGCGGGGGTGCTCGGCGGGGACGCAGGCGCGGTCCCGGTCGTGCGGGTCGAGGGCGGGCTCCACCCGGTCGACGTCGTCTGGTGCCCCGGGCGCGGTCCGCGCACGGACGCCCGCGGGACCGCGCCCG
Protein-coding sequences here:
- the rplM gene encoding 50S ribosomal protein L13, yielding MRTYTPKPGDVQRDWYVIDATDVVLGRLATHVATLLRGKHKPTFAPHVDGGDFVIVINAGKVALSGNKREQKMAYNHSGYPGGLRAVAYGDLLDKHPERAVERAVRGMLPKTTLGRAQFGKLKVYAGAEHPHAAQQPKPFEITQVAQ
- the glmM gene encoding phosphoglucosamine mutase is translated as MGRLFGTDGVRGLANGNVTGELALDLGVAAARVLASGQEEGHRPRAVVGRDTRVSGEFLGAALIAGLASAGVDVKDVGVLPTPAVAYLTSTMDVDFGVVISASHNPMQDNGIKFLARGGVKLDDAVEDRIESLLGQEWQRPTHGAVGRISPDSGRAGGAYVEHLMASIGADEDHKPLAGLRIAVDCANGAASDVGPAALRAAGADVVVINASPDGRNINAACGSNHPEQLQAVVVASEADFGVAFDGDADRCVAVDHGGTVVDGDQIMGVLALALKEEGALPHDTLVVTVMSNLGLLLAMRDAGISTVQTAVGDRYVLEEMRAHGYGLGGEQSGHIVLSRYATTGDGVLTALQLAARVRATGQKLADLAGVVQRLPQTLLNVPGVDKARASSDEELQAAVADAERTLGETGRVLLRPSGTEPLVRVMVEAATQQQADAVAARLAGVVRDRLAL
- the rpsI gene encoding 30S ribosomal protein S9, which gives rise to MAETTVETDTLGDETPSTYTSESAAPTGRGQSITAPGQALGRRKEAVARVRLVPGTGQWKINGRTLEDYFPNKVHQQLVNSPLKLVDVEGRFDVVARISGGGTSGQAGALRLGIARALNAIDAEHNRPALKKAGFLTRDARVVERKKAGLKKARKAPQYSKR
- a CDS encoding peptide deformylase codes for the protein MSATGRTTGVRQGVDEVLREHVVALLDEYDDGVLPIVQAGQPVLRTPAVPYAGQLGDVLPRFLDAMRATMYAAPGVGLAAPQVGIGLALAVVEDPGTPDADDERERPPLAFRVLVNPRYEAVGDETRTFFEGCLSVHGWQAERTRARSVRLTGHDEAGVPFDDVLTGWAARIVQHETDHLRGELYVDEADLRTLASTLGVARLPGVPRQVG